TGCTTGCCGTCGACATAACCTAGTACCTTATATTGGGAGAGACCAGCCCTAACAATCCAAACTAAGCATAGACATGTAATGTAACTCAACTAATCATGTCATCTGATTGACTTGAACTTAAGAAACTAACTTTATCTCCAATCCAATGTCTAAGCTAAATCTGATTCGGCCCCAACTCCTGTTACTGCACATGTGATGCATCTTGGAGGGGTAGTATCTGTGAACTTATGAAACTTAGGATGGATACAAATTAAATGTCAGAAATTTGTGGGTTTTGTGATTCATTACCTACTGTAAAGCTGTGTCAACCGAGCTGTAAGCAGCAGAAAACCCATCTGAGACTGTCAACACTAATTTCGTATATGTCTAACTGATTGCTTTCATCTGCTGACAGAAAAGAGCTGGACTAGACTCTATAAAATTCTTCCAAAATGCCGTAATCATAAAGCAGGCCAGAGTAGGGCGATCATGGTACGACCTCCTTTTCCTCAGTGGTATTGTGAGACTCATATTCCTGAGCACTGCCAGAAAGCTGATGTTGTAGCAATTGTAAGCGGTCTGTGGAAAGTAGGCGACTTGGTTGATTGGTGGTACACTGGTTGTTTCTGGACTGGGAAAATAACTGAGTTACTTGGTGATGACAAATTTAAGGTAAGCATTTAGTGTGGTTAATTGCGATTGCTTGCTCATCCATTGTCTTCTAAACTCATGTCTTACTATATTTTTGTTccaaaggttagcaatttaGCATCAGGTTCCTATATTCACTTTTTTATTAGTCTAAATTACTTTTACCTAGCATCTTACTCAATAACTCTTTTTCCCATGTATGGAAATGGAAGTCGCGTGGGGATGGTAGGAATATGAATGAacattcttgttttcttttcatatAATGATTGAATGTTAAAGTTATTATGCTTATTATACATTCAAACAATCATTTAGTGCATACATTACATATGATGATTTCAACTTGTGTTTGGTATATTTGAACAAAGATTGTACTAGATATTGAGTTTTTAGTATCTATGCATTGTGATAATGTGAATCTAAGAAAAGCCGAAACATTTGACTTTTCACAATGTAATGATTCTTGAGCTAAAGTTACGAACACTTTCCCTTATCTAGCTGTTGGCATGGCTTAATATATAACGCAAATGAAAAATATCCCTAGTTTCTCCTATCTCTTCCCTCTATCAAACCCTAGCCGCACCACCCTCCAAATCCTAACCTCACCGTTCTAATCATGGATCACGCACCCAGATCTGTGGCTTACTGCTAGTGTTGCGAAGATCCTCCTCGTGCAAGACGTCTCTCATCCATCGGCATGCCCTCTCATCCAAAATATACCTGCCGTAGTCCGGTGGTGCCCATAGCATGGAGGGGTGTAAACCCCGCGTTGGCACTCAATGCACACACAACTCACCACCTTAGGTGGTCGAGCCTCCCTGCCACCACCAAGGGAGCTGGCATAATACAAGGATTCAATTGATGGCACATGGCAGGCCGGTGGCCACCATCGATAGCAACAGGAGGGAAAGAGGTTTGGCCTAGGCGACTGGTTGAAGCCGTCGTCACGACTATTGGAACATGTGATGTGACTTGTGCTAGTTGCACGATCGCTGGACATCTTCCAAGTTTGTGAGTTCTCGGTATCAAAAATCTCGGCGCCGGAGATGATGTTGGTGTTGCGTACTCCCTTTGTTCCCAATTAATTGGCGCTGGCAATTTCGCAAAGAAAACCCTGTTAATTACCGAAATCAACCTGCAGTACATATCTTCAATTGAACGTGGACTGCACGTTGATTCCGAAAAAGAACAAGGGGTTTTTCGCAAAAATTCCGATAGAACAtggactgcaggtttattttGGAAATTAACAgggtttttttgcaaaattgccggcgccaattaattgagaacagagggagtattatggTTTTAGGGGGAGAtggtttgcactaaaaccacaacaagtatttaggaacggagggagtacattggTGGGGCCGAGTCGGGGGAGGCCAAAGTCGACAGTTAACGGCCCGAAGCGGTCGAAGGCGGTGACTGCTAGAAGAccagctcctccaccacctcaGCCATCCGGAGGGCCCATTTCGAGCAAGATTGTTGAAATCGAAATCTATTGTTGAAATCGATTTGCAAATGCCTAAATTTACGGCGTCGGGCGGAACAGATTCCATAAACCTGTCCCGTACCATAATATGGTTTTGAGTTATACCACGCATTTTAAGGGCTGATTTTTATGGGATTTGCTGGAGATGCTCAATCGATGGTTTTACTTCACCACTTTCTTAACAAATGCCTAAAAGatgatatttttctttctttttaaatTGATCTCTTTCCTAACTAAATATCTGTTTCTGAGCGCACACCAACATTGCATCCCTTGACCATGACCATCTACTTGGTACTTTTCTATAGATAGTTTGCCCTGAGGTACCAATGGGCGAGGGTGGATGCTATGATGTCGATGATATGGACTTGAGGCCAGCGCTCGATTGGTCCCTCGAAAATGGTTGGAGCACTCCTCTTTCACAGGTAACCATATAGTATTTATTGCTTGATGAAAATTTATTATTTCACCCGGTGACCTGAAGTTGGCCATGAAGCATGAATTTTCAAatatcatctttttttttactaatgtACATGTTGTCCTTCGTGTGAAATTTGTGTCAAAGAACAATTTTATGGGTTAAAAGAAATGCTATTTTGGGTAgctaaatttgttttttgttaaGGGTACATGTTACGATGAAATTTGAACACACTCTGAATAAGTAACATGTACATTTGTAAAAATATctagaacttttttttttgacacattTAACTCTTATTTGCTTATTTGCTGGTCACGTCGGGAGCATGTACTCTCTGGAGCCATTTCACTACGTTGTCTCACCCTACGTAACATTAGTTCTATAGACAATTTTTAATCTGTTAGAGAAGGCATTTCAAAGAACCGCCTTTTTTCTAATAAGGGTTGGCATACTAGAATGTTAAAAATCCTATGCAACTAACATGATTCTATAGCACGGCAAGCCTCCAATATTGAATGAGCCGATGATTGCTAAATTTGTTAATATACCTTTGCAATATAATGTGGAATATAATTTAGGGATGTCATGTAGGGATTTCAAGATCCAAGAGAATTCCTATAATTACCCACTATTTTGTGAGGTGGCGTTCTAATCAGCCACCACCTTGGTGTGACATGATGTCGCGCCTTGTTAATTAGGATGAAAAGAGGTTGCTAAATCAATCTACAGTCTAAACCATGGAAATAATGCATGTGTGGTAAATAGTGGAAAAATAAACCAGGTGATTGTTGATTCTCTCTATCAAATActctaaaacaacgacaagaatttagaaacggagggagtaacaaatagCGGGTAAGAAGTGAAAATTACTCTAATAGTAaatgaaagatcggtatggtcgactagaagggggggggggtgaataggcgactaacaaattttactttttctttttcttttcttgaaagataccaACACTTAATTCTAGGGTttactaaattctctaaagtgaatggaaccctagtatgaagtgcaatagccgaagcaacaatagatagcaagaatgtaaagggtgAAAATGACGCCACACGAGACGAAGattttcaccggagttccaccgaTTGGGGTAGGTGTACGtttccgtttggaggagtgctctaccacaaagatagaggcgccacaaaggcccactctattctcctctcacaacaccacaaaggtgaggtgagctccactagtggcttccttggGGGCGAAGTccaaacccttacaaacttgatcggggctagctccacaactcaattggaggctcctgGGATGATTGGGCACTTAGAATTGAACTCTGAAGTTTGGTTTCTTCTCTcacctttttgggtaggctttttagtgggtgcaattttGTCTAGATCTggacgtgaaattgattcacccgtttaccttcccttgtggattccctcttaatagtacggatgtcctacgactcaaatcaaccgaaaaagccgctaaacactgctacgcttctttccttcttGAGGGTCCACACAACGTCTCGTGCCAAGTTCtttataaaatctgaaatgCTTAGCACATGATTAGATACACAACATGTTATCATCACCATCGaaaccacttaggagagaaatgccctttcagtAAATAGTCTCTTTGACCCTGCAAGGTTTGGAGCCCGGGCATCATAATTCCTTGAGGTTTAATGCCTGGCAGGTTGGTACCAAGCCCCTAAGGTGGTTTTGGTGGGTGGTATTGCACAAGTGCCATGTGATGTGGATTAGTTGCCAACATGGGCTAAATGTCAGCTACCGTTGACAACATCTCAGCATACCATCTCAGTCTACCGTATGATGTGATATTTGTTGGAGATAGATGCAACGATGTACAAAATTTCTAACCTTATGGCATGATATGACAATTTATCCGTAGCTAATGTATTGTACCTTTGTACGG
The Brachypodium distachyon strain Bd21 chromosome 2, Brachypodium_distachyon_v3.0, whole genome shotgun sequence genome window above contains:
- the LOC100833371 gene encoding uncharacterized protein LOC100833371 isoform X6, coding for MDLILPFKVGDVIESRSFTVGYRGAWFRCKISDMSIRYGHMECQLEYMDYPGEKKSWTRLYKILPKCRNHKAGQSRAIMVRPPFPQWYCETHIPEHCQKADVVAIVSGLWKVGDLVDWWYTGCFWTGKITELLGDDKFKIVCPEVPMGEGGCYDVDDMDLRPALDWSLENGWSTPLSQPHPYPVCMSRIFSWERAHMRNGKMANAGIRLV